Proteins found in one Epinephelus fuscoguttatus linkage group LG4, E.fuscoguttatus.final_Chr_v1 genomic segment:
- the rapsn gene encoding 43 kDa receptor-associated protein of the synapse, with translation MNIFMRRLAPEMGQDQTKQQIEKGLRLYQSNQTDKALHVWIKVLEKTSDPGGKFRVLGCLITAHSEMGKYKDMLKYALDQIDTAREMEDPDYLTEGYLNLARSNEKLCDFQKTVSYCKTCLNMQGTTVSLQLNGQVCLSMGNAFLGLSVFQKALESYEKALRYAHNNDDKMLECRVCCSLGNIYIHLKDYEKALFFPCKAAELVNDYGKGWSLKYRAMSQYHMSVAYRKLERLPDAMECCEESMKIALQHGDRPLQALCLLNFADIHRCRRDVDKAFPRYESALAIMTEIGNRLGQSHVYLGVAKCWLLQKEYDKALDSLQRAQELADGMGNKLCTLKVHCLSEGIYRSRGQQEELREQVVKFLQCVEELELYCGMCGESIGDRDQKLQALPCSHIFHLKCLQTNGTKGCPKCFKSSMKPGFV, from the exons ATGAATATTTTTATGAGGCGCCTTGCACCAGAGATGGGCCAGGACCAAACCAAGCAGCAGATAGAGAAGGGCCTGAGGTTGTATCAGTCCAATCAGACAGACAAAGCCCTGCATGTCTGGATAAAAGTGCTGGAGAAGACCTCAGATCCTGGGGGGAAGTTTCGGGTGTTGGGGTGCCTGATCACGGCTCACTCAGAGATGGGAAAATACAAAGATATGCTCAAG TACGCTCTCGATCAAATCGACACAGCCAGAGAAATGGAGGACCCAGACTACCTGACGGAGGGCTACCTGAACTTGGCGCGCAGCAACGAGAAGCTGTGCGACTTCCAGAAAACGGTGTCCTACTGTAAGACCTGCTTAAACATGCAGGGCACCACGGTCAGCCTGCAGCTCAACGGCCAGGTATGTCTTAGCATGGGCAACGCCTTCCTGGGCCTCAGCGTCTTCCAGAAAGCTTTAGAGAGCTACGAGAAGGCCCTGCGCTACGCACACAACAACGACGACAAGATGCTGGAGTGCAGGGTCTGCTGCAGTCTGGGAAACATCTACATCCATCTTAAG GACTATGAGAAAGCCTTGTTCTTCCCCTGCAAAGCAGCTGAGCTTGTCAATGACTACGGCAAGGGTTGGAGCCTCAAGTATCGAGCCATGAGTCAGTACCACATGTCTGTCGCCTACAGGAAACTGGAGCGCCTGCCAGATGCCATGGAGTGCTGTGAG GAGTCTATGAAGATCGCCTTGCAGCACGGTGACCGTCCTCTGCAGGCTCTGTGCTTACTAAACTTTGCAGACATACATCGCTGCAGGCGTGACGTTGAT AAAGCATTCCCTCGCTATGAGTCTGCACTTGCTATCATGACTGAGATAGGAAACCGTCTCGGACAGTCACACGTCTACCTGGGAGTTGCAAAGTGTTGGCTTCTGCAGAAAGAATATGACAAG GCGCTTGATTCTTTGCAGCGAGCTCAGGAATTGGCGGATGGGATGGGAAACAAG CTGTGTACGCTGAAGGTGCACTGCCTGAGTGAGGGGATTTATCGGAGCCGAGGGCAGCAGGAGGAGCTCAGAGAGCAGGTGGTGAAGTTCCTGCAGTGTGTCGAGGAGCTGGAGCTCTACTGCGGCATGTGTGGAGAGTCCATCGGGGACAGGGACCAAAAACTGCAGGCCTTACCCTGTTCCCACATTTTCCATCTCAA GTGTCTGCAGACAAACGGGACGAAGGGCTGTCCTAAATGTTTCAAGTCCTCCATGAAGCCTGGATTTGTGTGA